The following nucleotide sequence is from Pseudarthrobacter psychrotolerans.
CAGCCCGAGGCAGCACCCCCGGTTCCGGAAGCAGCAGAGCCGCCCGCCGACGTCGAACTTTCCCCGAACGAGGAGTCCAAATGACTGACCCGATGACCGCGCCCCGCCCCCAGCTCTGGATCCTGCGCCACGGCGAGACCGAGTGGTCCAAAAGCGGGCAATACACCGGGCTCACCGACCTGCCCCTGACCGTGGAAGGCGAGCAGCAGGCCGTGGAGGCCCGCAAGGTGCTGGACCAGGTGGACTTCGACCTGGTCCTGACGTCCCCGCTGCGCCGCGCCCGGCGGACAGCCGAGCTGGCCGGTTATCCTGACGCGCAGCATGAGCCGCTGGCGGTGGAATGGAACTACGGCGACTATGAGGGCATCAGTTCGGACCTGATCCGCAAGGACAACCCGGAATACCTGATTTGGACGCATGGTGTGCCCAACGGCGAGACCCTGGACGAAGTGGCAGCTCGCGCTGACAAGATCGTGGCCCGGGTGCTGGAATCCGGGCTGGACAACGTGCTGATCGTGGCGCATGGGCACTTCTCCCGGATCCTCACTGCCCGCTGGCTGGAACTCGCACCTGCCGAGGGTCGTCATTTCATCCTGGGAACCGCGAAAGTCTGCACGCTCGGCTGGGATAAGCGGACCCCGGCCATTGTCCGCTGGGGACTCTAAAAGAGCATTTATAAACTTTCTTGAAAAACTTTGCGAATTAAGTGGCGCATTGCTGCATTCGTAGGGTAATTTTATTCCTGACCCCAGAGCAGCTTTGCCGGGGTCGCGGCGCGCGTTGCCAGGCAAGTCAGCCGAGGCAGCGGCATAACAGAAAAGGAGGTTGGGAAAAATGATTACTTTGACTAGCGGATGGAAGATGACCATCACCGCGAACCCAGCCTCGGCTGCTTTTGCGCGCCGTCTTAACGGAGCGCCTGTCTCCTAACCTTCCCGCAACTGATCCCGCCCGCGCGGTGGCGTCACTTGCAATGAGGTATATCCAGGCCCATCCTCCTCGGACGGCTCGCCTTAGGCGACGCCTGCTGGACGCCTCCTGTCGGAGTCCCTTCCCGGCTGGTCCGCGCGGCGACGCAGCATCCCCATAGTTCGGAACTCAGCTTCTTTGTTGGGGTCTGCACAGCCGCTGGAACATGCGTCCGTCTTCGCATTTGCGATCTATTCATAACCACAGGGCATTTCCCTGCCTAATTATGCCGTTATTGCTCTGGCATTAAATGGCTTTATTTGTCATGCCCAATTTTACGCCGAAAGGAGGTGACCACCATGATCAAGAGAATCAAGAAAGCATTGTTCTTCCTGCGGCGTCCTGTCCGGAATGATCGTCCTGTCCGGGATGACCGCCGGGAATTCAACGGGCAGCTCCTGGACCGGCGGCGCGAAGACGTTTTCGTCCTGTTGCACCAGCAGATGGGCGGTATGAACTGAGGCCAGGGCCGGATATCAAGTCCGGTCCGGCAGGCAGGTCCCGGGTAAGCTCTCAGACATGCAGGAGA
It contains:
- a CDS encoding histidine phosphatase family protein, translated to MTDPMTAPRPQLWILRHGETEWSKSGQYTGLTDLPLTVEGEQQAVEARKVLDQVDFDLVLTSPLRRARRTAELAGYPDAQHEPLAVEWNYGDYEGISSDLIRKDNPEYLIWTHGVPNGETLDEVAARADKIVARVLESGLDNVLIVAHGHFSRILTARWLELAPAEGRHFILGTAKVCTLGWDKRTPAIVRWGL